One bacterium genomic window, CGCGGAACGGCACGCACGTGACCTCGAGGTAGGTCGCGCCGACCTCGCCCGGCGCGGCGCCGCTGACCATGTACCAGCGCTCCGTCGTGCCGCGGCGCAGCGCTTCGCGCGCGAGGCAGCCCCGGCACGGCGCGTCGAGGCCGAAGAAGGCGCGGTGGCAGGGACGCCCCGCCGCGTCGCCGTACGCGGCGCGCGAGGCGGGGTTCTGCCCGCGCACCGCGAGCTCGGCGGACTGCACGCTCGCCGGCTCGGGCAGCAGCTCGAAGACGTCGGGGCGGGGCATCAGAGGAGCGAGCGGAAGATCCGCTGGCGCAGCGACTCCAGCGACTGGTCGCGGTCCTTGAGCGCCCGCAGCAGGCGCGTCCGCTCGCAGGCGTTGCGCAGCGTCAGCAGCAGCGCGTCGTTGTCCCACGGCTTCTCGATGTACTGGTAGAGGCCGATCTCGTTGATCGAGCGGATCGCGCTGTCCTTGTCGGCGTAGCCGGTGAGGAGGATCCGCGCCGCCTCGGGCTGCAGCTCGCGCGCCTTGGCGAGGAACGCCAGCCCGTCCATCTCCGGCAT contains:
- a CDS encoding response regulator, which codes for MNQNGGGRVLILDDDPLATQTLDSLLRLESDFERVVCTTPAEAIGRLRETPVDAILSDFVMPEMDGLAFLAKARELQPEAARILLTGYADKDSAIRSINEIGLYQYIEKPWDNDALLLTLRNACERTRLLRALKDRDQSLESLRQRIFRSLL